A region from the Silene latifolia isolate original U9 population chromosome 7, ASM4854445v1, whole genome shotgun sequence genome encodes:
- the LOC141592504 gene encoding uncharacterized protein LOC141592504 isoform X1 — translation MDANSGLNEEEPSSWDELYNVDLVPSQLFFKFRKQVQGFRLGVNLEFYNAPINDFQTKLVLKPLSHERRWKFIYEPIRQEVRVVSKKIPVTKFLNLQVGIGHNFALNAIGWKWKLNSCFGGDGFSFIQNKTSVGLCDGVDFRFGWKADYVLPEITGALGTGEPLFNMKSGRLHASLDRVETIFTHGNDSEFSAKCES, via the exons ATGGATGCGAATTCGGGTTTAAATGAGGAAGAACCCTCTTCATGGGATGAACTTTACAATGTTGATTTGGTGCCTTCTCAATTATTTTTCAAGTTTCGCAAACAAGTTCAAGGCTTCAGACTTGGTGTTAATTTAGAG TTTTATAATGCACCAATCAATGATTTCCAGACAAAGCTAGTACTGAAGCCCTTATCACATGAGCGAAGATGGAAGTTCATTTATGAACCTATTCGTCAAGAGGTGCGCGTCGTCTCCAAGAAGATTCCTGTTACTAAGTTCCTTAATTTACAG GTTGGTATTGGGCATAACTTTGCACTAAATGCAATTGGATGGAAATGGAAGCTCAATTCATGTTTTGGGGGAGATGGTTTCTCTTTTATCCAGAATAAAACGTCAGTGGGATTATGTGATGGTGTGGATTTCCGGTTTGGTTGGAAGGCTGACTATGTTCTTCCTGAGATCACCGG GGCTCTTGGCACGGGTGAACCTCTATTCAACATGAAGTCAGGACGTTTACATGCATCGCTTGACAGAGTGGAGACGATCTTTACTCATGGAAATGATAGTGAATTTAGTGCTAAATGTGAATCGTAA
- the LOC141592504 gene encoding uncharacterized protein LOC141592504 isoform X2 produces MDANSGLNEEEPSSWDELYNVDLVPSQLFFKFRKQVQGFRLGVNLEFYNAPINDFQTKLVLKPLSHERRWKFIYEPIRQEVRVVSKKIPVTKFLNLQVGIGHNFALNAIGWKWKLNSCFGGDGFSFIQNKTSVGLCDGVDFRFGWKADYVLPEITGCVFRPLCSTLFCEQKT; encoded by the exons ATGGATGCGAATTCGGGTTTAAATGAGGAAGAACCCTCTTCATGGGATGAACTTTACAATGTTGATTTGGTGCCTTCTCAATTATTTTTCAAGTTTCGCAAACAAGTTCAAGGCTTCAGACTTGGTGTTAATTTAGAG TTTTATAATGCACCAATCAATGATTTCCAGACAAAGCTAGTACTGAAGCCCTTATCACATGAGCGAAGATGGAAGTTCATTTATGAACCTATTCGTCAAGAGGTGCGCGTCGTCTCCAAGAAGATTCCTGTTACTAAGTTCCTTAATTTACAG GTTGGTATTGGGCATAACTTTGCACTAAATGCAATTGGATGGAAATGGAAGCTCAATTCATGTTTTGGGGGAGATGGTTTCTCTTTTATCCAGAATAAAACGTCAGTGGGATTATGTGATGGTGTGGATTTCCGGTTTGGTTGGAAGGCTGACTATGTTCTTCCTGAGATCACCGGGTGTGTTTTCAGACCCTTGTGCTCTACTCTTTTTTGTGAGCAAAAAACTTAA
- the LOC141590497 gene encoding uncharacterized protein LOC141590497 → MLEFKICCKILVWKILSNSLSVGAEFERRHIPWNSSCCLCQPFCEAIETVDHIFKDCEITARVWAGSPLGVNTAQTRHNSARDWIINWILYLRTLDEWEVQTTRFLAIIVSLWNLRNNARFRGERFVSEAFFQVYNRLVSDALNAVKESKSQEVQGSNDVTEYGQTDHTMDLNTLRNGNPVYVTGTFGSCSMIRLMVDASWRKSCHASWGWVAMDSEGNVICNGSGRGFSDSPLQAEAIGVMKALIWARDCGFLHVEVSSDCLQLLFQWAGNGKRHYLIAGILDDINVLSANFHCLCFSYFCRERNAAADQLARRAMTVA, encoded by the coding sequence ATGTTAGAATTTAAAATATGTTGTAAGATTTTGGTATGGAAGATTCTTTCTAATTCCCTGTCAGTGGGAGCGGAGTTTGAGAGACGACATATACCATGGAATTCTTCATGCTGCTTATGTCAACCGTTCTGTGAGGCTATCGAAACTGTGGATCACATTTTCAAGGATTGTGAGATTACGGCTAGGGTATGGGCAGGTTCACCCCTAGGTGTGAATACTGCTCAAACGAGACACAACAGTGCTAGAGATTGGATTATCAATTGGATCCTTTACCTACGAACTCTTGATGAGTGGGAGGTACAAACAACTCGATTCCTTGCTATTATTGTATCTTTGTGGAATTTACGTAATAATGCTAGATTCAGGGGAGAAAGGTTCGTTTCTGAGGCTTTCTTTCAGGTTTATAACCGTTTGGTTAGCGATGCTTTGAATGCGGTGAAGGAGTCAAAATCTCAGGAAGTGCAAGGATCTAATGACGTGACGGAGTATGGGCAAACGGACCACACAATGGACTTGAATACCCTTCGAAATGGAAACCCAGTTTATGTTACGGGAACTTTTGGTTCTTGTTCTATGATCAGACTTATGGTTGACGCAAGCTGGCGGAAATCGTGTCACGCGTCATGGGGATGGGTTGCTATGGATTCGGAAGGAAATGTGATATGTAATGGCAGCGGGAGGGGCTTTTCAGATAGTCCATTACAAGCCGAGGCTATAGGAGTTATGAAGGCTCTTATATGGGCTAGAGACTGCGGATTCCTTCATGTGGAAGTTTCATCAGATTGTCTACAACTTCTATTCCAATGGGCAGGCAACGGAAAAAGGCACTATCTTATTGCAGGCATCCTCGATGACATCAATGTCCTTTCGGCTAACTTTCATTGTTTATGCTTTAGTTATTTTTGTAGGGAAAGAAATGCTGCGGCGGACCAGTTAGCAAGGCGTGCCATGACAGTGGCCTAG
- the LOC141592505 gene encoding uncharacterized protein LOC141592505, protein MVSIENYEDFLKVHGILLTATGLPESLYPQLFRKLSSETFDAGDSFLIDPCENGLQRRLLFTSDFMSKHSNVFLVDHAWTFRLSDAPKHLEEVLGLTERMASLMCVDIDQGEQDEGIASNVNDDNAKMSVEEILENEIARVKKSNNDGLKWLELEELDLDDDKLCELALPTRCPNLVALSLLGNKINKMETILEEIAKLKHLRALWLTDNPCLKNCGSNVEDAVLQAFPKLEIFNSHFTRNYGEWALGFCGEIYCKDNPGVEGDHQFQNVTSLDLSDRQIHNLNNKAFSTVEFPHLTSLSLRGNPLEENSSHELLEILKRFPSLTSLEVDIPGPLGESAVEILEYLPNLFLLNGVKASKILETEKHVVDAVIQPRLPEWNSGDSLADRVLNAMWLYLMTYRLADEEKIDETSVWYVMDELGSALRHSDEPNFRVAPFLYMRDGNLSSAISYTILWPTQDVHKGDECTRDFLFGVGENKQRSSRLTAWFHTPKNYFMKAYERCLQKLQSKCFVAPLMESLSPPCALHHQNPLRVYTDIPQVEEFLTRPEFAITSEPKEADIIWTCMQVDEETKKAVGITDDQYINQFPVEACLVMKHHLADTIQKAHGVPEWLQPTYDLERHLAELIGDYYVREREELDNLWILKPWNMARTIDTSITSNLSAIIRLMETGPKICQKYIEHPALFRGKKFDLRYIVLVRSMKPLEIFLCDVFWARLANNPYSLDKRSLYEYETHFTVMNYRGTLNHMQTPDFVREFEQEHQVKWQGIHERIQRMIKSVFEAAIAVHPEMHSPKSRAIYGVDVMLDASLCPKLLEVTYCPDCTRACKYDSESLFGKGGVLKGGDFFNTVFGCLFLNETKYVTPL, encoded by the exons ATGGTGAGCATAGAAAACTATGAAGATTTCTTGAAAGTTCATGGCATCCTTCTAACAGCAACTGGGTTACCAGAGTCTCTATACCCTCAACTCTTTCGGAAGCTCTCTTCTGAAACATTTGATGCTGGAGATTCCTTCCTTATTGATCCTTGTGAAAATGGTCTTCAAAGACGCCTTCTTTTTACATCTGATTTCATGTCTAAGCATTCTAATGTCTTCCTTGTTGATCATGCTTGGACTTTCAGGCTTTCTGATGCACCTAAACAT CTCGAGGAAGTGCTTGGTTTGACTGAGAGAATGGCATCATTGATGTGTGTTGAcatcgaccaaggtgaacaggATGAAGGCATAGCTAGCAATGTAAATGATGATAATGCAAAAATGTCTGTAGAAGAAATACTGGAAAATGAAATAGCCAGGGTGAAAAAGTCCAATAATGATGGGCTGAAGTGGTTAGAGCTTGAAGAGCTTGATTTAGATGATGACAAGCTTTGCGAGTTAGCTTTACCTACTAGATGTCCG AATTTAGTTGCTCTTAGCCTACTCGGAAACAAGATTAACAAGATGGAAACCATTTTGGAAGAGATTGCAAAACTAAAACATTTACGTGCCCTTTGGTTAACTGATAACCCTTGTCTAAAGAACTG CGGAAGTAATGTAGAAGATGCAGTTCTTCAAGCATTTCCAAAGTTAGAGATCTTCAATTCACATTTTACACGTAATTATGGCGAATGGGCACTGGGATTTTGTGGTGAAATATATTGCAAGGATAATCCCGGGGTTGAAGGTGATCATCAATTTCAGAATGTGACTTCTCTTGACCTTTCTGATAGACAAATTCACAATTTGAACAATAAG GCATTTTCTACAGTTGAATTCCCACATCTTACATCTTTAAGTCTGCGTGGAAATCCATTAGAGGAAAATTCTTCTCATGAGTTATTGGAAATTTTGAAGAGATTTCCTTCACTGACCTCTCTAGAG GTTGATATCCCTGGTCCACTTGGAGAAAGTGCAGTGGAGATTCTTGAATACCTTCCTAACCTATTTTTACTTAACGGTGTCAAAGCGTCAAAGATATTAGAGACTGAGAAGCATGTGGTTGATGCAGTTATTCAACCACGTCTTCCTGAATGGAACTCTGGTGATTCACTTGCAGACCGTGTTCTCAATGCTATGTGGTTATATCTGATGACTTACAGACTTGCAGATGAGGAAAAGATCGATGAAACCTCTGTTTG GTATGTGATGGATGAACTGGGTTCTGCTTTGCGACATAGTGACGAGCCCAATTTTCGGGTAGCGCCGTTTCTATACATGCGTGATGGGAATCTATCATCTGCTATCAG CTACACCATTTTGTGGCCAACTCAAGACGTACATAAAGGAGATGAGTGCACTCGTGACTTCTTGTTTGGTGTGGGAGAGAACAAGCAACGATCCTCCAGATTGACTGCTTGGTTTCATACCCCAAAGAATTACTTTATGAAA GCATACGAGAGATGTCTTCAGAAGTTGCAGTCAAAGTGCTTTGTTGCTCCTTTGATGGAATCATTAAGCCCTCCATGTGCGCTTCATCACCAGAATCCTTTACGTGTCTATACTGATATACCTCAAGTAGAGGAGTTCTTAACTCGCCCTGAATTTGCAATCA CAAGTGAGCCAAAGGAAGCAGATATCATATGGACTTGCATGCAGGTGGATGAGGAAACAAAAAAGGCTGTCGGAATTACAGATGACCAATACATAAATCAATTTCCTGTTGAAGCATGTCTTGTGATGAAACATCATTTGGCTGATACCATTCAAAAG GCACACGGGGTCCCCGAGTGGTTACAGCCCACTTATGATTTAGAAAGGCATTTGGCTGAGCTTATTGGAGATTATTATGTACGTGAGAGGGAGGAGCTCGATAATCTATGGATTTTAAAACCTTGGAATATGGCACGTACTATAGATACATCAATCACCAGTAATCTATCTGCTATAATTCGTCTCATGGAGACTGGTCCAAAAATATGCCAGAAGTACATTGAGCACCCTGCTTTGTTCCGGGGGAAAAAGTTTGATCTTCGCTACATTGTTCTTGTTCGCAGTATGAAACCTTTGGAAATCTTCCTTTGTGATGTATTCTGG GCAAGGTTGGCAAATAATCCATACTCTCTTGATAAGCGGAGTTTGTACGAGTATGAGACCCATTTCACTGTTATG AACTACCGTGGAACACTTAATCATATGCAAACACCAGATTTCGTAAGAGAGTTTGAGCAGGAACACCAAG TAAAATGGCAAGGTATTCACGAGAGAATCCAACGCATGATCAAATCTGTGTTTGAGGCGGCAATCGCAGTTCATCCTGAGATGCACAGTCCAAAATCCAGGGCTATTTATGGTGTAGATGTCATGCTCGATGCGTCTCTCTGTCCTAAGCTACTGGAG GTGACGTATTGCCCAGACTGTACAAGGGCATGTAAATACGACTCAGAGTCATTGTTTGGCAAGGGAGGAGTACTCAAAGGTGGTGATTTCTTCAATACTGTTTTCGGCTGTCTATTTCTCAATGAAACCAAATATGTTACCCCACTTTAG